In one Babylonia areolata isolate BAREFJ2019XMU chromosome 14, ASM4173473v1, whole genome shotgun sequence genomic region, the following are encoded:
- the LOC143289687 gene encoding uncharacterized protein LOC143289687 — translation MNLSVLPGCIEVRLSEMEFFPWDNPDSIVDAKFEVYTRKAKNSLFSFLFLLGGPANVINMAVFYKQGLKDRVNLCLFALALADELYISTSIIIHGEHITVPLGDYGPVAIFMTRYNFTFLLGAVFASYTISAVIACERCYCVINPLKSQTLMRTRTMAFILSLIFLTMLSLFFIVTLRYKIGCLHDPVLGVAFRTMVAGPFYANNKELVEFLDSTFFGSGVVGIVMVVMVTATTITTVKLRQIMAWRSETSSSMSSREVGLTKMLIGSSVLFIVCVFPTFLLRMACLFMPEMSAGRRNQNFYFSCLWIADVFININSSTNICVYYKMGSRYRETFWTMFGRRSGQEKKINVQVRRT, via the coding sequence ATGAACCTTTCAGTTCTACCAGGGTGTATTGAAGTTAGACTCAGCGAGATGGAGTTCTTTCCATGGGACAACCCTGACAGCATTGTGGATGCCAAGTTCGAAGTGTACACACGCAAAGCGAAGAACAGTTTGTTCTCGTTCCTGTTTCTGTTGGGCGGGCCGGcaaacgtcatcaacatggcggtgttctaCAAACAAGGTCTGAAGGATCGGGTCAACTTGTGCCTTTTTGCTTTGGCGCTGGCTGATGAGCTGTATATAAGCACGTCCATCATCATCCACGGCGAGCATATCACTGTGCCTTTGGGCGACTACGGGCCTGTTGCCATCTTTATGACACGCTACAACTTCACCTTTCTGCTCGGCGCTGTTTTTGCTTCCTATACCATCTCGGCTGTTATCGCTTGCGAGCGATGCTACTGTGTCATCAACCCCCTCAAATCCCAAACCCTCATGAGGACCAGAACCATGGCGTTCATCCTCAGCCTTATCTTCCTGACCATGCTGAGTCTCTTCTTCATCGTGACCCTCAGGTACAAGATCGGATGCCTCCACGATCCTGTTCTGGGAGTCGCTTTTAGGACGATGGTGGCCGGTCCTTTTTACGCGAACAACAAAGAGCTGGTTGAATTTCTAGACAGCACTTTCTTTGGCTCGGGTGTCGTCGGAATCGTTATGGTTGTCATGGTTACCGCAACAACCATCACCACGGTCAAACTCCGTCAAATCATGGCGTGGCGGAGCGAAACGTCATCGTCCATGTCTTCCCGGGAAGTGGGTCTGACCAAGATGCTGATCGGCAGCTCCGTGTTGTTCATCGTCTGTGTCTTCCCCACCTTCCTGCTCCGCATGGCCTGTCTCTTCATGCCAGAGATGAGCGCTGGAAGGCGGAATCAGAACTTCTACTTCAGCTGTCTGTGGATCGCAGATGTATTTATCAACATCAATTCCTCCACCAACATCTGCGTGTATTACAAGATGGGCTCTCGCTACAGGGAGACGTTCTGGACCATGTTTGGACGGAGGTCTGGCCAGGAGAAAAAAATCAACGTCCAAGTCAGACGAACATAA